The following are encoded together in the Longimicrobium terrae genome:
- a CDS encoding non-ribosomal peptide synthetase — protein MAAPMTLDAVFARISAAGIRLRNRGGELGVAGNRERLDPELLAALREHKAELLERMEDGGDWWTPPLIRPEMLPLVSLTQAEIDGIVATVPGGAANVQDIYPLAPLQEGFLFHHLATTEGDPYLLGTISRFATREMLDAYVQAFGAVIARHDILRTAIVWENVPEPVQVVWRRAPLPVEEVEIDPAQGDVAAQLYGRFDPRRHRIDVRQAPLLRCHVAREADGESWVLLLLLHHLAGDHTTITVLKEEIEAHLTGRESALPRPVPFRNLVAQVRLGVSQEEHQAFFTEMLGDVDEPTAPFGLLDARGDGSGIEQGRLEVDEALGARLRERARALGVSAATLCHLAWGQVLARASGRDDVVFGTVLFGRMQGGEGAERVMGPFLNTLPIRVRLGDVGAEAGVRQTHAVLAGLMRHEHASLVLAQRCSAVDASAPLFTSMLNYRYSKRRTPVGAAPAPGGRTSQAGERTTYPLTISVDDLGDGFALTVLAPVTVQPLRVCWMMHTALESLVSALETAPGAALGRLDVLSREERAKVVDEWNRTDAALPPEWSIHGLFEAQAARTPDAPAVIFAGQQLTFAELDRRANQLAHHLRGLDIGAEDRVALCMERSLDLLPAFFGIMKAGAAYVPLEPTHPADRLAYTLEDSGARMLLTQSWLADGLPEARPETLFVDQMAETLAAEPAERPESGAGPESLAYVYYTSGSTGRPKGVLMHHIGPVNYFAWAREEYLSNGGSGAPVFSSMSVDLTLANFVPLFAGQPIELLPEGPGVEALAEVIRRRPGYAMIKITPTHLSLLNQVLSPEDAAGSGATLVIGADNLLAEPTLFWREHAPGVRLLNEYGPTETVVGCSLYELPVGRHTEGRIPFGKPIQNLTHYVLDARMQPVGVGVAGELYIGGIGVARGYLGRPQLTAEKFVPDPFAGEPGARFYRTGDRVRWLADGNLEFLGRIDFQVKVRGYRIELGEIEERLREHPGVRHAAVLIREDTPGDTRIVAYWVGQGADVESLRAHLGERLPAYMVPSAYVRLDELPLGRTGKLDRKALPVPEGDAFARHGYEAPVGPAEEALAEIWAEVLGVERVGRWDHFFELGGHSLLAVRVISRVRQALGVEIALGEVFARPVLSDFAREAGTASRAELPPVERASREGPIPLSFAQQRLWFLEQLGNLGSTYHVRMRRRLSGELDREALVRALDRIVARHEALRTTFAQVNGVPEQRIAPADSGFRLVQHDLEGREDAELRQLLADESAEPFDLQRGPLIRGRLIRLAADDHLLLITMHHIVSDGWSSGVLTRELDALYAAFRAGEPDPLPELEIQYADYAVWQRTWVAGEALQAQADYWTRTLAGAPELLELPADHPRPARVDPAGAQFGIQLDGTLTAGLRALAQRHGTTPFMVVLAGWAAVLARLSGQDDVVIGTPTANRGRREIEGLIGFFVNTLALRMDLSGAPTVAELLGRVKERTLEAQQHQDIPFEQVVERVDPVRSLSHTPLFQVLFAWQNAPADGSGLSGPALAPAAPSAFAADTTAKFDLSLSFIEWDGWITGGVEYATSLFERATVERWLGYLQRVLGEMVADENRPVTRLALMAGDERARVLEEWNRTEADFPAGSCVHALFERQAARTPDAAAVVSGDEQLTYAELNARANRLAHHLRTLGVGPDVRVALVMTRSAELVQAELAVLKAGGTYVPLDPEYPDERLREMLEDSAPAALLTTRALAERFAGLNVPVLAVDADAPAWASGPSTNPAVDGLTSRHLAYVMYTSGSTGRPKGVMVAHQSIGRLVVNNGYAEFGPDDRVAFAANPAFDASTLEVWAPLVNGGCIVVIDQDTLLEPSRFALALRTHEVSVLWLTVGLFNQYAEALRDEWRRLRCLIVGGDALDPRVIAGVLRGGAPAHLLNGYGPTETTTFAVTHEIRSVSEGARGIPLGRPISNTRVYVLDGALEPVPGGVAGELCIGGAGLARGYQGRPALTAERFIPDPFSAEPGARVYRTGDRVRWRMDGTLEFLGRTDHQVKVRGFRIEPGEIEARLAEHPAVREAVVLVREDAPGDKRLVAYVAGDEAAGADVLRAHLAARLPDYMVPAAYVRLDALPLTPNGKVDRRALPAPEGDAYASREYEAPVGETETALAGIWADVLGVERVGRHDGFFELGGHSLLAVTLIARMRAQGLHADVRTLFTAPTVAALAAEVGGEHAGVQVPPNGIPEGSPVITPAMLPLVSLTQAEIDGIVADVPGGAANVQDIYPLAPLQEGFLFHHLATTEGDPYLLLGNPVTFPDRERLDAYLEAFSAVMARHDILRTAIVWENVPEPVQVVWRHAPLSVEEVDADPADGDVAGQLYRRLDPRWHRMDIRRAPLMRACIAPGADGRWLLLLLRHHLTVDHTAIEVLRQEIQAQMQGRGDQLPAPLPFRNFVAQARLGVSQEEHRQFFTEMLGGVDEPTAPFGLLDARGDGSGIDEARLYVQGALAARLRERARALGVSAATLCHVAWAQVLARVSGRDDVVFGTVLFGRMQGGEGSERVIGPFMNTLPVRVRLGAVGAEAAVRQTQALLAGLMRHEHASLALAQRCSGVEAPAPLFTALLNYRHSVQAAAPPAAADGKGRSSGERNNYPLTMSVDDLGEAMALTAQVKAQVEAAQVCALMHGALEGLVDALERAPGRAVGRIDVLPAGERARVLEEWNRTDAAYPDDACIHELFEARVQEAPDAVAVAGGNRSLTRAELNARSNRLAHHLREMGVGTESRVAVCVERGVEMVVAVLAVLKAGGAYVPMDPDHPEDRLRYVLRDSAPAVLLTQASLAALFTGAGPTVVAMDADAADWADRPATDPARAGVTADHLAYVIYTSGSTGRPKGVMNLHRGVVNLLWSMGTMVGMGPDDRLLSVTTLSFDISALELFLPLVTGARVEVVARAAAADPVLLRQAIAASGATVMQATPATWRLLLEGGWTGQPGLRALCGGEALPADLAGRLRDRVGALWNVYGPTETTIWSSAQRVGAAAGARPQVPIGAPVANTRMYVLDGRGDPAPAGVAGEICIGGTGVARGYLGRPGLTAERFVPDPVGQPGARMYRTGDLGRWLADGTLEYLGRNDFQVKVRGFRIELGEIEARLAEHPGVREAVVMAREDTPGDTRLVAYVSGDESAGADALRAYAGETLPSYMVPGVYVRMDRWPLTANGKLDRKALPAPEGGALGAHAYEAPVGEAEQALAAIWAEVLGVERVGRWDNFFALGGHSLLAVRVIGRMRQALGVELPLTHVFSHPTVESLAARIAAPEAADPADRAIAVRAAGSERPLFLAYTAAGATAYAQVLHPHIHPDVPVYALPAPAFSDGQPRTVEQMAARLVRMIREVQPAGPYRVGGWSFGGVLAYETAAQLIAQNETVEFVGMLDTYAPEYFRLMHAAEAEADGLSEADGSADGAEDADLEAQVDRLRAEGRLPAHVTAAHFRETRKRGRLNEEAVRGYHPRPLPVAVDLFPAQEGLMDDPSRGWRDLLPDGSLRLTTVPGTHSSMMGAPNAAVLGEALTRILRAAAETGTPA, from the coding sequence ATGGCGGCTCCCATGACGCTGGACGCGGTATTCGCCCGGATCAGCGCCGCCGGCATCCGGCTCCGCAACCGCGGGGGCGAGCTGGGCGTGGCGGGGAACCGCGAACGGTTGGATCCCGAGCTGCTGGCCGCCCTGCGCGAGCACAAGGCGGAGCTCCTGGAGCGGATGGAGGACGGCGGCGACTGGTGGACGCCGCCGCTCATCCGCCCGGAAATGCTGCCGCTGGTGTCGCTCACGCAGGCGGAGATCGACGGCATCGTGGCCACCGTGCCCGGCGGCGCAGCCAACGTGCAGGACATCTATCCGCTGGCCCCGCTGCAGGAAGGCTTTCTCTTCCACCACCTGGCCACCACGGAAGGCGATCCGTACCTGCTGGGCACCATCAGCCGCTTCGCCACGCGGGAGATGCTGGATGCGTACGTGCAGGCGTTCGGCGCCGTCATCGCGCGGCACGACATCCTGCGCACCGCGATCGTGTGGGAGAACGTGCCCGAGCCGGTGCAGGTGGTGTGGCGCAGGGCCCCGCTTCCCGTGGAGGAGGTGGAGATCGATCCGGCGCAGGGCGACGTGGCCGCGCAGCTGTACGGGCGCTTTGACCCGCGCCGCCACCGGATCGACGTGCGCCAGGCCCCGCTGCTGCGCTGCCACGTGGCGCGCGAGGCGGATGGCGAGAGCTGGGTGCTCCTCCTTCTGCTGCACCACCTGGCCGGTGACCACACCACCATCACCGTGCTGAAGGAGGAGATCGAGGCGCATCTCACCGGCCGCGAAAGCGCTCTCCCCCGGCCTGTGCCGTTCCGCAACCTGGTGGCGCAGGTGCGGCTGGGCGTGAGCCAGGAGGAGCACCAGGCGTTCTTTACCGAGATGCTGGGCGACGTGGACGAACCCACGGCGCCGTTCGGGCTGCTGGATGCGCGCGGCGACGGCTCCGGGATCGAGCAGGGGCGGCTGGAGGTGGACGAGGCGCTCGGGGCGCGGCTGCGCGAGCGGGCGCGGGCGCTGGGGGTGAGCGCGGCCACGCTGTGCCACCTGGCCTGGGGACAGGTGCTGGCGCGGGCGTCTGGGCGCGACGACGTCGTCTTCGGCACCGTGCTGTTCGGGCGGATGCAGGGCGGCGAAGGCGCGGAGCGGGTGATGGGCCCGTTCCTCAACACCCTCCCCATCCGCGTTCGGCTGGGCGACGTGGGGGCCGAGGCGGGCGTGCGGCAGACGCACGCCGTGCTGGCGGGGCTGATGCGCCACGAGCACGCCTCGCTGGTGCTGGCGCAGCGGTGCAGCGCGGTGGACGCGTCCGCCCCGCTCTTCACCTCCATGCTCAACTACCGCTACAGCAAGCGCAGGACGCCCGTGGGTGCGGCGCCCGCGCCCGGCGGCAGGACGAGCCAGGCCGGCGAGCGCACCACCTACCCGCTGACGATCTCGGTGGACGACCTGGGCGACGGCTTCGCGCTTACCGTCCTCGCGCCGGTGACCGTGCAGCCGCTGCGGGTGTGCTGGATGATGCACACCGCGCTGGAGTCGCTGGTGTCGGCGCTGGAAACCGCCCCCGGCGCCGCTCTCGGCCGTCTGGACGTGCTTTCCCGCGAGGAGCGCGCGAAGGTCGTCGACGAGTGGAACCGGACGGACGCGGCGCTTCCCCCCGAGTGGTCCATCCACGGCCTGTTCGAGGCACAGGCCGCGCGCACGCCCGACGCTCCGGCCGTGATCTTCGCGGGGCAGCAGCTCACGTTCGCGGAACTGGACCGCCGCGCCAATCAGCTTGCCCACCATCTCCGCGGGCTGGACATCGGCGCGGAGGACCGCGTGGCGCTGTGCATGGAGCGCAGCCTTGACCTGCTCCCCGCCTTCTTCGGCATCATGAAGGCGGGCGCGGCGTACGTTCCGCTGGAGCCCACGCACCCCGCCGACCGGCTGGCCTACACGCTGGAAGACAGCGGCGCGCGGATGCTGCTCACCCAGTCGTGGCTGGCGGACGGGCTTCCCGAGGCGCGGCCCGAGACGCTGTTCGTGGATCAGATGGCGGAGACGCTCGCGGCTGAGCCCGCCGAGCGGCCGGAGAGCGGCGCCGGGCCGGAAAGCCTGGCGTACGTCTACTATACCTCCGGCTCCACGGGGCGCCCCAAGGGCGTGCTGATGCACCACATCGGACCCGTCAACTACTTCGCGTGGGCGCGCGAGGAGTACCTGTCCAACGGCGGGAGCGGCGCGCCCGTGTTCTCGTCCATGTCGGTGGACCTGACGCTGGCCAACTTCGTCCCGCTTTTCGCCGGACAACCGATCGAGCTGCTGCCGGAAGGCCCCGGAGTAGAGGCGCTGGCGGAGGTGATCCGCAGGCGGCCGGGGTACGCGATGATCAAGATCACCCCCACGCACCTGTCGCTGCTGAACCAGGTGCTCTCGCCGGAAGACGCGGCGGGGAGCGGGGCCACGCTGGTGATCGGCGCCGACAATCTGCTGGCGGAGCCGACGCTGTTCTGGCGCGAGCATGCGCCCGGCGTGCGGCTGCTGAACGAGTACGGGCCCACGGAGACGGTGGTCGGGTGCTCGCTCTACGAACTCCCCGTCGGGCGGCACACGGAGGGGCGAATCCCCTTCGGCAAGCCGATCCAGAACCTGACGCACTACGTGCTGGACGCACGGATGCAGCCGGTGGGCGTGGGCGTGGCGGGCGAGCTGTACATCGGCGGGATCGGCGTGGCGCGCGGGTACCTGGGGCGGCCGCAGCTGACGGCGGAGAAGTTCGTTCCGGACCCGTTCGCGGGGGAGCCGGGCGCGCGCTTCTATCGCACGGGCGACCGGGTGCGCTGGCTGGCGGACGGCAACCTGGAGTTCCTGGGGCGCATCGATTTCCAGGTGAAGGTGCGGGGCTACCGCATCGAACTTGGGGAGATTGAGGAGCGGCTGCGGGAGCACCCGGGCGTGCGGCACGCGGCGGTGCTCATCCGCGAAGACACGCCGGGCGACACGCGCATCGTGGCGTACTGGGTGGGCCAGGGCGCGGACGTGGAAAGCCTGCGCGCGCACCTGGGCGAGCGGCTGCCGGCGTACATGGTGCCCTCGGCGTACGTCAGGCTGGATGAACTGCCGCTGGGCCGCACCGGCAAGCTGGACCGCAAGGCACTCCCGGTTCCGGAGGGCGACGCCTTTGCGCGGCACGGCTACGAAGCCCCGGTCGGGCCGGCGGAAGAAGCGCTCGCGGAGATCTGGGCCGAGGTGCTGGGCGTGGAGCGGGTGGGGCGCTGGGACCACTTCTTTGAGCTCGGCGGGCACTCGCTGCTGGCCGTGCGGGTGATTTCGCGCGTGCGGCAGGCGCTGGGAGTGGAGATCGCGCTGGGCGAGGTCTTCGCCCGCCCGGTGCTGAGCGACTTTGCGCGCGAAGCGGGGACGGCGTCGCGGGCGGAGCTGCCGCCGGTGGAGCGCGCCTCCCGCGAGGGCCCCATCCCGCTGTCGTTTGCGCAGCAGCGGCTGTGGTTCCTGGAGCAGCTGGGCAACCTGGGCAGCACCTACCACGTGCGCATGCGCCGGCGCCTGTCGGGCGAGCTGGACCGCGAGGCGCTGGTGCGCGCGCTGGACCGCATCGTCGCCCGGCACGAGGCGCTGCGGACGACCTTTGCGCAGGTGAACGGCGTTCCGGAGCAGCGCATCGCCCCGGCGGACAGCGGCTTCCGCCTGGTGCAGCACGATCTGGAGGGGCGCGAGGACGCGGAACTCCGCCAACTGCTGGCGGACGAGTCCGCGGAGCCGTTCGATCTGCAGCGGGGACCGCTCATCCGCGGCCGCCTCATCCGCCTCGCCGCGGACGATCACCTGCTGCTGATCACGATGCACCACATCGTCAGCGACGGCTGGTCCAGCGGCGTGCTTACGCGTGAACTGGATGCGCTGTACGCGGCGTTCCGCGCCGGGGAGCCGGACCCGCTTCCCGAACTGGAGATCCAGTACGCGGACTACGCGGTGTGGCAGCGCACGTGGGTGGCGGGCGAGGCCCTGCAGGCGCAGGCGGACTACTGGACGCGCACGCTGGCGGGCGCCCCGGAGCTGCTGGAGCTGCCCGCGGACCATCCCCGGCCGGCGCGGGTGGACCCCGCCGGCGCGCAGTTCGGCATCCAGCTGGACGGCACGCTGACGGCGGGGCTGCGGGCGCTGGCCCAGCGGCACGGCACCACGCCGTTCATGGTGGTTCTGGCGGGATGGGCGGCCGTGCTGGCCCGTCTTTCCGGCCAGGACGACGTGGTGATCGGCACGCCGACGGCCAACCGCGGACGGCGCGAGATCGAAGGGCTGATCGGCTTTTTCGTCAATACGCTGGCGCTGCGGATGGACCTGTCCGGCGCGCCCACGGTGGCGGAACTGCTGGGCCGCGTAAAGGAGCGGACGCTGGAGGCGCAGCAGCACCAGGACATTCCCTTTGAGCAGGTGGTGGAGCGGGTGGACCCGGTCCGCAGCCTGTCGCACACGCCGCTCTTTCAGGTGCTGTTCGCCTGGCAGAACGCGCCCGCGGACGGCTCCGGGCTTTCCGGGCCGGCGCTGGCCCCCGCGGCTCCCTCAGCCTTTGCCGCGGACACCACGGCCAAGTTCGACCTTTCCCTCAGCTTCATCGAGTGGGACGGGTGGATCACGGGCGGCGTGGAGTACGCCACCTCGCTCTTTGAGCGGGCGACGGTGGAGCGCTGGCTGGGCTACCTGCAGCGCGTGCTGGGCGAGATGGTGGCGGATGAGAACCGGCCCGTCACGCGGCTGGCGCTCATGGCGGGCGACGAGCGCGCGCGGGTGCTGGAGGAGTGGAACCGCACGGAGGCGGACTTCCCCGCCGGGTCGTGCGTCCACGCGCTCTTTGAGCGGCAGGCGGCGCGCACGCCGGACGCGGCGGCCGTGGTTTCTGGTGATGAACAGCTCACCTACGCGGAGCTGAACGCACGGGCCAACCGGCTGGCGCACCACCTCCGCACGCTGGGCGTGGGTCCCGACGTGCGCGTGGCGCTGGTGATGACGCGCTCCGCGGAACTGGTGCAGGCGGAGCTGGCTGTGCTCAAGGCCGGCGGAACGTACGTGCCGCTGGACCCCGAGTACCCCGATGAGCGGCTGCGCGAGATGCTGGAGGACAGCGCCCCGGCCGCGCTGCTGACCACGCGCGCGCTGGCGGAGCGCTTCGCCGGGCTGAACGTGCCGGTGCTGGCGGTGGACGCGGACGCGCCGGCGTGGGCCTCCGGTCCGTCCACCAACCCGGCGGTGGATGGACTTACGTCGCGCCACCTGGCGTACGTGATGTACACGTCGGGCTCCACCGGCCGGCCCAAGGGGGTGATGGTGGCGCACCAGTCCATCGGGCGGCTGGTGGTGAACAACGGATATGCGGAGTTCGGCCCGGACGACCGCGTGGCCTTTGCCGCCAACCCGGCTTTCGACGCGTCCACCCTGGAAGTGTGGGCGCCGCTGGTGAACGGCGGGTGCATCGTCGTCATCGATCAGGACACGCTGCTGGAGCCGAGCCGCTTTGCCTTGGCGCTGCGGACGCACGAGGTCAGCGTCCTGTGGCTCACGGTGGGCCTGTTCAACCAGTACGCGGAGGCGCTGCGCGACGAGTGGCGGCGGCTGCGCTGCCTGATCGTGGGCGGCGACGCGCTGGACCCGCGTGTCATTGCCGGGGTGCTGCGCGGCGGCGCGCCCGCGCACCTGCTGAACGGATACGGGCCCACGGAAACGACGACCTTCGCCGTCACGCACGAGATCCGGTCGGTGTCGGAGGGCGCGCGCGGCATTCCGCTGGGGCGTCCCATCTCCAACACCCGCGTCTACGTGCTGGACGGGGCGCTGGAGCCGGTGCCGGGGGGCGTGGCGGGCGAGCTGTGCATCGGGGGCGCGGGGCTGGCGCGCGGCTACCAGGGCCGCCCCGCGCTCACGGCGGAGCGCTTCATCCCCGATCCGTTTTCCGCGGAACCGGGTGCGCGGGTGTACCGCACCGGCGACCGCGTGCGGTGGCGGATGGACGGAACGCTGGAGTTCCTGGGGCGCACGGACCACCAGGTGAAGGTGCGCGGCTTCCGCATCGAGCCGGGCGAGATCGAGGCGCGGCTGGCGGAGCACCCGGCGGTGCGCGAGGCCGTGGTGCTGGTGCGCGAAGACGCGCCGGGCGACAAGCGGCTGGTGGCGTACGTGGCCGGCGACGAGGCGGCCGGCGCGGACGTGCTGCGCGCTCACCTGGCCGCGCGGCTGCCGGACTACATGGTTCCGGCGGCGTACGTGCGGCTGGACGCGCTTCCGCTCACCCCCAACGGCAAGGTGGACCGCCGGGCGCTTCCCGCGCCGGAGGGGGATGCGTACGCGTCCCGCGAGTACGAGGCGCCGGTGGGGGAGACGGAGACGGCGCTGGCCGGGATCTGGGCCGACGTGCTGGGCGTGGAGCGCGTGGGCCGGCACGACGGCTTCTTTGAGCTGGGCGGGCACTCGCTGCTGGCCGTTACGCTGATCGCGCGGATGCGGGCGCAGGGGCTGCACGCCGACGTGCGCACCCTGTTCACCGCGCCCACGGTGGCCGCGCTGGCGGCCGAGGTGGGCGGCGAGCACGCCGGCGTGCAGGTGCCGCCCAACGGGATTCCCGAGGGGAGCCCCGTCATCACGCCGGCGATGCTGCCGCTGGTGTCGCTGACGCAGGCGGAGATCGACGGCATCGTGGCGGACGTGCCGGGCGGCGCGGCCAACGTGCAGGACATCTATCCGCTGGCCCCGCTGCAGGAAGGCTTTCTCTTCCACCACCTGGCCACCACGGAGGGTGATCCGTACCTGCTGCTGGGCAACCCCGTCACCTTTCCCGACCGGGAGCGGCTGGACGCGTACCTGGAAGCGTTCAGCGCGGTGATGGCGCGGCACGACATCCTGCGCACCGCGATCGTGTGGGAGAACGTTCCGGAGCCGGTGCAGGTGGTGTGGCGCCACGCTCCGCTTTCCGTGGAGGAGGTGGATGCCGATCCGGCGGACGGCGACGTGGCCGGGCAGCTGTACCGCCGGCTGGACCCGCGCTGGCACCGCATGGACATCCGCCGGGCGCCGCTGATGCGGGCGTGCATCGCGCCCGGCGCGGACGGGCGCTGGCTGCTTCTGCTGCTGCGCCACCACCTCACGGTGGACCACACGGCCATCGAGGTGCTGCGCCAGGAGATCCAGGCGCAGATGCAGGGGCGGGGCGACCAGCTTCCCGCGCCGCTGCCCTTCCGCAACTTCGTGGCGCAGGCCCGGCTGGGCGTGAGCCAGGAGGAGCATCGGCAGTTCTTTACGGAGATGCTGGGCGGCGTGGACGAGCCCACGGCCCCGTTCGGGCTGCTGGACGCGCGCGGCGACGGGTCCGGCATCGACGAGGCGCGGCTGTACGTGCAGGGCGCGCTGGCGGCCCGGCTGCGGGAGCGCGCGCGTGCGCTGGGGGTGAGCGCGGCCACGCTGTGCCACGTGGCGTGGGCGCAGGTGCTGGCCCGGGTGTCGGGACGGGACGACGTGGTGTTCGGCACGGTGCTGTTCGGGCGCATGCAGGGCGGCGAGGGCTCCGAGCGGGTGATCGGCCCGTTCATGAACACGCTTCCCGTCCGCGTTCGCCTCGGCGCAGTGGGGGCGGAGGCGGCGGTGCGGCAGACGCAGGCGCTGCTGGCCGGGCTGATGCGCCACGAGCACGCCTCGCTGGCGCTGGCCCAGCGGTGCAGCGGCGTGGAGGCGCCGGCGCCGCTGTTCACCGCGCTGCTCAACTACCGCCACAGCGTGCAGGCGGCCGCGCCTCCCGCCGCGGCGGACGGGAAGGGAAGAAGCTCCGGCGAGCGCAACAACTATCCGCTGACGATGTCCGTGGACGACCTGGGCGAGGCGATGGCGCTCACCGCGCAGGTCAAGGCGCAGGTGGAGGCCGCACAGGTGTGCGCGTTGATGCACGGGGCGCTCGAGGGGCTGGTGGACGCGCTGGAGCGCGCGCCCGGGCGCGCCGTGGGCAGAATCGACGTGCTCCCGGCCGGGGAGCGCGCGCGGGTGCTGGAGGAGTGGAACCGGACGGACGCGGCGTACCCGGACGATGCGTGCATCCACGAGCTGTTCGAGGCGCGGGTGCAGGAAGCGCCGGACGCGGTGGCGGTCGCCGGCGGGAACCGCTCGCTCACCCGTGCCGAGCTGAACGCGCGGTCCAACCGCCTCGCGCATCACCTGCGGGAGATGGGCGTGGGGACGGAGTCGCGCGTGGCCGTCTGCGTGGAGCGCGGGGTGGAGATGGTGGTCGCCGTCCTCGCCGTCCTCAAGGCGGGCGGCGCGTACGTGCCGATGGACCCCGATCACCCGGAAGACCGGCTCCGCTACGTGCTGCGGGACAGCGCCCCCGCGGTGCTGCTGACGCAGGCGTCGCTGGCGGCGCTCTTCACGGGCGCCGGTCCCACGGTGGTGGCGATGGACGCGGATGCGGCCGACTGGGCGGACCGGCCGGCCACCGACCCGGCGCGCGCCGGGGTGACGGCGGACCACCTGGCGTACGTCATCTACACCTCCGGCTCCACCGGGCGGCCCAAGGGGGTGATGAACCTGCACCGCGGCGTCGTCAACCTTCTCTGGTCCATGGGGACGATGGTGGGAATGGGGCCGGACGACCGGCTTCTTTCCGTCACCACGCTGTCGTTCGACATCTCGGCGCTGGAGCTGTTCCTTCCGCTGGTCACCGGCGCGCGGGTGGAGGTGGTGGCGCGCGCGGCGGCGGCGGATCCCGTCCTGCTGCGGCAGGCCATCGCCGCGTCCGGCGCCACGGTGATGCAGGCCACGCCCGCGACGTGGCGGCTGCTGCTGGAAGGCGGCTGGACGGGCCAGCCGGGGCTGCGTGCCCTCTGCGGCGGCGAGGCGCTTCCGGCCGACCTGGCCGGGCGCCTGCGCGACCGCGTGGGTGCGCTGTGGAACGTGTACGGCCCCACGGAAACCACGATCTGGTCGTCCGCGCAGCGGGTGGGCGCGGCGGCCGGGGCGCGGCCGCAGGTGCCCATCGGCGCCCCCGTGGCCAACACGCGGATGTACGTGCTGGACGGGCGCGGCGACCCGGCGCCCGCCGGCGTGGCGGGGGAAATCTGCATCGGCGGGACGGGGGTGGCGCGCGGCTACCTGGGCCGCCCCGGACTGACGGCGGAGCGCTTCGTTCCCGATCCCGTCGGACAGCCGGGGGCGCGGATGTACCGCACGGGCGACCTGGGGCGGTGGCTGGCGGACGGGACGCTGGAGTACCTGGGGCGCAACGACTTCCAGGTGAAGGTGCGCGGCTTCCGCATTGAACTGGGCGAGATCGAGGCGCGCCTGGCGGAGCACCCGGGCGTGCGCGAAGCCGTGGTCATGGCCCGCGAAGACACGCCGGGCGACACGCGGCTGGTGGCGTACGTTTCCGGCGACGAGAGCGCCGGCGCGGACGCGCTGCGTGCCTACGCGGGGGAGACGCTCCCCTCGTACATGGTGCCGGGGGTGTACGTGCGGATGGATCGCTGGCCGCTCACGGCCAACGGCAAGCTGGACCGCAAGGCGCTGCCGGCCCCCGAGGGCGGGGCACTGGGCGCCCACGCGTACGAGGCGCCCGTGGGCGAGGCGGAGCAGGCGCTGGCCGCGATCTGGGCGGAGGTGCTGGGCGTGGAGCGGGTGGGCCGCTGGGACAACTTCTTTGCGCTGGGCGGGCACTCGCTGCTGGCCGTGCGGGTGATCGGGCGGATGCGGCAGGCGCTGGGGGTGGAGCTTCCCCTGACGCACGTATTCTCCCATCCCACGGTGGAATCGCTGGCGGCGCGCATCGCCGCGCCGGAGGCCGCCGATCCGGCGGACCGGGCCATTGCCGTCCGCGCGGCGGGTTCGGAGCGCCCGCTCTTCTTGGCGTACACGGCCGCCGGGGCCACCGCCTACGCGCAGGTGCTGCATCCGCACATCCACCCGGACGTGCCGGTGTACGCGCTTCCGGCGCCGGCCTTTTCCGATGGGCAGCCGCGGACGGTGGAGCAGATGGCGGCGCGCCTGGTGCGGATGATCCGCGAGGTGCAGCCCGCCGGGCCGTACCGCGTCGGGGGATGGTCGTTCGGCGGCGTGCTGGCGTACGAGACCGCCGCGCAGCTCATCGCCCAGAACGAGACGGTGGAGTTCGTGGGGATGCTGGATACGTACGCCCCGGAGTACTTCCGCCTCATGCACGCGGCGGAGGCGGAGGCGGACGGTCTGAGCGAGGCGGACGGGTCCGCCGATGGGGCGGAGGATGCGGATCTGGAGGCGCAGGTGGACCGGCTGCGGGCGGAGGGCAGGCTTCCCGCTCACGTGACGGCCGCGCACTTCCGGGAGACGCGCAAGCGCGGGCGCCTGAACGAGGAGGCGGTGCGGGGCTATCATCCCCGGCCGCTCCCCGTGGCCGTTGACCTCTTTCCCGCGCAGGAGGGGTTGATGGATGACCCGTCGCGCGGCTGGCGGGACCTGCTCCCCGATGGATCGCTCCGGCTGACGACCGTGCCGGGAACGCACTCGTCCATGATGGGCGCGCCCAACGCGGCCGTGCTGGGCGAGGCGCTGACCCGGATTCTGCGGGCGGCGGCGGAGACCGGCACCCCGGCGTAA